A single genomic interval of Helicoverpa armigera isolate CAAS_96S chromosome 13, ASM3070526v1, whole genome shotgun sequence harbors:
- the LOC110371612 gene encoding protein turtle isoform X2, which translates to MGWRAVQPPHIAAGLLLLLLVNLPVTCHQDHQDAVHITAILGESVVFNCQVDFPEDIPVPYVLQWEKKGQDIPIYIWYESYPTHSGEGYEGRVSRVAPDSPYGAASLNLTNIRESDQGWYECKVVFLNRSPNQHKNGTWFHLDVHAPPRFSITPEDIIYVNLGDAIILNCQAEGTPTPEILWYKDANPVEPSGTVGIFNDGTELRISNIRHEDIGDYTCIARNGEGQVSHTARVIIAGGAVITMPPTNQTKLEGEKVQFSCEAKALPGNVTVKWFREGAPVAEVAALETRVTIRRDGALVINPVAADDSGQYLCEVSNGIGDPQSASAYLNVEYPAKVTFTPTVQYLPFRLAGVVQCYIKANPPLQYVTWTKDKRLLEPYQTKDIVIMNNGSLLFTRVNQNHQGRYTCTPYNAQGTQGSSGPMEVLVRKPPVFTVEPEPLYQRKVGESVEMHCEAQEAEGTQRPSVLWRRRDGLPLQKARVRALGGNITIDTLRRQDFGIYQCVASNEVATIVADTQLVIEGTQPHAPYNVSGTATEFQVTLRWQPGYAGGPDYKQDYTIWYREAGFSEWTKVPVTPSGATSVTINRLQPGTTYEFQVNSKNTIGEGMMSKAITIRTLDVGAKPKAAPTPAGPVDEKIFQNAPEGSGPKSGPPRNLTVTEVHNGFLITWQAPLERSHLVQYYTIKYRTDAQWKTLNRGQIRPEETSYLVKNLVGGRTYYFRVLANSATSYESSEEVKFPVPARVKHKAITAGVVGGILFFIVAIILSVCAVKICNKRKRRKQEKAYNMVAARLTDLRAADSTQVPFKKFRERGISSIVQCLRFTANWVWPASRCGGEARYWVSVRRVSPAPSASPAPSLAPSSSDDGGFLPRLRAPLRPSAAPPLFRASSPALALHWPPWPPWPPWAAAWTPWSPLHVSDLSSVPFPSSADGSFPTPPSPFRLRSLRQSAHDARSAGALARPRARPLPRHARPRPVADLPPPPHEASPESRSSSSGFGSKNASSSQHNRSSRTGSLAEWRPPPYRPPPPAPPPRPGSGEAGDAGSVDVHYEWDRATRTPTPSTPERPRARPSRDDVEARVRAMKEEFLEFRKRQALRRRSPEPLAPPPPLSPLSPMSPLAALAHSPPAPAETVC; encoded by the exons ATGGGCTGGCGCGCCGTGCAACCGCCGCACATCGCCGCCGGCTTGCTCCTACTGCTGCTAGTTAACCTGCCAG TAACCTGCCACCAAGACCACCAAGATGCTGTGCACATCACGGCGATCCTCGGCGAGAGCGTGGTGTTCAACTGCCAGGTGGACTTCCCGGAAGACATCCCGGTGCCGTACGTGTTGCAGTGGGAGAAGAAG GGACAGGACATCCCGATCTACATCTGGTACGAGAGCTACCCGACGCACAGCGGCGAGGGCTACGAGGGCAGGGTGTCGCGCGTGGCGCCCGACTCGCCCTACGGCGCGGCCAGCCTCAACCTCACCAATATCCGCGAGTCTGACCAG GGTTGGTACGAGTGTAAGGTGGTGTTCCTCAACCGGTCACCCAACCAGCACAAGAATGGCACATGGTTCCACTTGGACGTGCACGCGCCACCACGCTTCTCCATCACACCGGAAGACATTATTTACGTTAATTTAG GAGACGCCATAATCCTCAACTGCCAAGCGGAGGGCACGCCGACGCCCGAGATCCTGTGGTACAAGGACGCGAACCCCGTGGAGCCGTCGGGAACGGTGGGCATCTTCAACGACGGCACGGAGCTGCGCATCAGCAACATTCGCCACGAGGACATCGGCGACTACACGTGCATCGCGCGCAATGGCGAGGGACAGGTCTCGCATACCGCGAGGGTCATTATTGCTGGAGGAGCTGTTATTACT ATGCCGCCAACGAATCAAACAAAGTTAGAAGGAGAGAAGGTCCAGTTCTCATGTGAAGCGAAGGCGTTGCCGGGCAACGTGACGGTGAAGTGGTTCCGCGAGGGTGCTCCGGTGGCCGAGGTCGCAGCCCTGGAGACACGCGTCACTATCCGCAGAGATGGGGCTCTGGTCATCAACCCGGTGGCGGCCGACGACTCGGGACAGTATCTGTGTGAAGTGTCCAACGGAATTGGAGACCCTCAAAGTGCTTCGGCCTATTTGAATGTTGAAT ATCCAGCGAAAGTTACGTTTACTCCAACCGTGCAGTACCTCCCATTCCGTCTGGCGGGTGTCGTGCAGTGCTACATAAAGGCCAACCCTCCCCTCCAATACGTGACCTGGACGAAGGACAAGCGGCTGCTGGAGCCCTACCAGACAAAGGACATCGTCATCATGAACAACGGCTCCTTGCTCTTCACGCGGGTCAACCAGAACCACCAGGGTCGCTATACTTGTACACCTTATAACGCGCAGGGAACCCAAGGCTCTTCTG GTCCGATGGAAGTGTTAGTTCGTAAACCACCAGTGTTCACAGTGGAACCGGAACCCCTGTACCAAAGAAAG GTGGGCGAGTCAGTGGAGATGCACTGCGAGGCGCAGGAGGCGGAGGGCACGCAGCGCCCGTCGGTGCTGTGGCGGCGGCGCGACGGGCTGCCGCTGCAGAAGGCGCGCGTGCGGGCGCTGGGCGGCAACATCACCATCGACACGCTGCGCCGCCAGGACTTCGGCATCTACCAGTGCGTCGCCTCCAACGAG GTGGCAACGATAGTAGCGGACACGCAGCTGGTGATCGAGGGCACGCAGCCGCACGCGCCGTACAACGTGTCGGGCACCGCCACCGAGTTCCAGGTCACGCTGCGCTGGCAGCCGGGCTACGCGGGCGGGCCCGACTACAAGCAGGACTACACCATCTGGTACCGCGAGGCCGGCTTCTCCGAGTGGACCAAGGTGCCCGTCACGCCCTCCGGTGCTACTTCT GTCACAATAAACCGGTTGCAGCCCGGCACCACGTATGAGTTTCAAGTGAACAGCAAGAATACAATAGGAGAAGGAATGATGAGTAAAGCTATTACGATAAGAACTCTCG ATGTAGGCGCCAAACCGAAGGCGGCTCCGACCCCGGCGGGGCCTGTAGACGAAAAGATATTCCAAAACGCACCCGAAGGCTCTG GTCCGAAGTCTGGTCCTCCCCGGAACCTGACGGTGACGGAGGTGCACAACGGGTTCCTGATCACGTGGCAGGCGCCGCTCGAGCGCTCGCACCTGGTGCAGTACTACACGATCAAGTACCGCACCGACGCGCAGTGGAAGACCCTCAACCGAGGACAGATACGCCCTGAGGAGACCAGCTATTTGG TAAAAAATCTAGTGGGTGGGCGTACATATTACTTCCGCGTGCTCGCCAACTCGGCGACGAGCTACGAGAGTTCCGAGGAGGTGAAGTTCCCGGTGCCGGCGCGGGTGAAGCACAAAGCCATCACGGCGGGCGTGGTGGGCGGGATCCTGTTCTTCATCGTCGCCATCATCCTGTCGGTGTGCGCCGTCAAGATCTGCAACAAGCGCAAGCGACGCAAGCAGGAGAAAG CATACAACATGGTAGCCGCGCGACTGACAGACCTCCGCGCCGCTGATAGCACTCAAGTGCCTTTTAAGAA ATTTAGAGAACGCGGAATATCGAGTATAGTGCAGTGTTTGCGGTTTACTGCTAACTGGGTGTGGCCGGCGTCGCGCTGCGGCGGCGAGGCGCGCTACTGGGTGTCGGTGCGGCGCGTGTCGCCCGCGCCCTCCGCCTCGCCCGCGCCCTCGCTGGCGCCCTCCTCCTCCGACGACGGCGGCTTCCTGCCGCGCCTGCGCGCGCCGCTGCGGCCctccgccgcgccgccgctgtTCCGCGCCTCCTCCCCGGCGCTGGCGCTCCACTGGCCGCCCTGGCCCCCGTGGCCCCCCTGGGCGGCCGCCTGGACGCCCTGGTCGCCGCTGCACGTCTCCGACCTCAGCTCCGTGCCCTTCCCGAGCTCTGCGGACGGCTCGTTCCCGACGCCTCCGTCTCCCTTCCGCTTGAGATCGCTGCGACAGAGCGCACACGACGCGCGCTCCGCCGGCGCCCTCGCCCGCCCCCGCGCGCGTCCACTGCCGCGCCACGCGCGCCCGCGCCCCGTCGCCGACCTGCCGCCGCCTCCGCACGAAGCGTCGCCCGAGAGCCGCTCCTCCTCCAGCGGGTTCGGCAGCAAGAACGCGTCGTCGTCGCAACACAACCGCAGCAGTCGCACGGGCAGCCTCGCGGAGTGGAGGCCGCCGCCGTaccggccgccgccgccggcgccgccgccgcggccGGGCTCGGGCGAGGCGGGCGACGCGGGCTCGGTGGACGTGCACTACGAGTGGGACCGCGCCACGCGCACGCCGACGCCGTCGACGCCGGAGCGGCCGCGCGCGCGGCCCTCGCGCGACGACGTGGAGGCTCGCGTCCGCGCCATGAAGGAGGAGTTCCTCGAGTTCCGCAAGCGCCAGGCGCTGCGCCGCCGCTCGCCGGAGCCgctggcgccgccgccgccgctgtcgCCGCTGTCCCCGATGTCGCCGCTGGCTGCGCTGGCACACTCACCGCCCGCGCCGGCCGAAACTGTCTGCTGA
- the LOC110371612 gene encoding protein turtle isoform X3 has product MGWRAVQPPHIAAGLLLLLLVNLPVTCHQDHQDAVHITAILGESVVFNCQVDFPEDIPVPYVLQWEKKVGETGQDIPIYIWYESYPTHSGEGYEGRVSRVAPDSPYGAASLNLTNIRESDQGWYECKVVFLNRSPNQHKNGTWFHLDVHAPPRFSITPEDIIYVNLGDAIILNCQAEGTPTPEILWYKDANPVEPSGTVGIFNDGTELRISNIRHEDIGDYTCIARNGEGQVSHTARVIIAGGAVITMPPTNQTKLEGEKVQFSCEAKALPGNVTVKWFREGAPVAEVAALETRVTIRRDGALVINPVAADDSGQYLCEVSNGIGDPQSASAYLNVEYPAKVTFTPTVQYLPFRLAGVVQCYIKANPPLQYVTWTKDKRLLEPYQTKDIVIMNNGSLLFTRVNQNHQGRYTCTPYNAQGTQGSSGPMEVLVRKPPVFTVEPEPLYQRKVGESVEMHCEAQEAEGTQRPSVLWRRRDGLPLQKARVRALGGNITIDTLRRQDFGIYQCVASNEVATIVADTQLVIEGTQPHAPYNVSGTATEFQVTLRWQPGYAGGPDYKQDYTIWYREAGFSEWTKVPVTPSGATSVTINRLQPGTTYEFQVNSKNTIGEGMMSKAITIRTLGPKSGPPRNLTVTEVHNGFLITWQAPLERSHLVQYYTIKYRTDAQWKTLNRGQIRPEETSYLVKNLVGGRTYYFRVLANSATSYESSEEVKFPVPARVKHKAITAGVVGGILFFIVAIILSVCAVKICNKRKRRKQEKAYNMVAARLTDLRAADSTQVPFKKFRERGISSIVQCLRFTANWVWPASRCGGEARYWVSVRRVSPAPSASPAPSLAPSSSDDGGFLPRLRAPLRPSAAPPLFRASSPALALHWPPWPPWPPWAAAWTPWSPLHVSDLSSVPFPSSADGSFPTPPSPFRLRSLRQSAHDARSAGALARPRARPLPRHARPRPVADLPPPPHEASPESRSSSSGFGSKNASSSQHNRSSRTGSLAEWRPPPYRPPPPAPPPRPGSGEAGDAGSVDVHYEWDRATRTPTPSTPERPRARPSRDDVEARVRAMKEEFLEFRKRQALRRRSPEPLAPPPPLSPLSPMSPLAALAHSPPAPAETVC; this is encoded by the exons ATGGGCTGGCGCGCCGTGCAACCGCCGCACATCGCCGCCGGCTTGCTCCTACTGCTGCTAGTTAACCTGCCAG TAACCTGCCACCAAGACCACCAAGATGCTGTGCACATCACGGCGATCCTCGGCGAGAGCGTGGTGTTCAACTGCCAGGTGGACTTCCCGGAAGACATCCCGGTGCCGTACGTGTTGCAGTGGGAGAAGAAGGTAGGCGAAACG GGACAGGACATCCCGATCTACATCTGGTACGAGAGCTACCCGACGCACAGCGGCGAGGGCTACGAGGGCAGGGTGTCGCGCGTGGCGCCCGACTCGCCCTACGGCGCGGCCAGCCTCAACCTCACCAATATCCGCGAGTCTGACCAG GGTTGGTACGAGTGTAAGGTGGTGTTCCTCAACCGGTCACCCAACCAGCACAAGAATGGCACATGGTTCCACTTGGACGTGCACGCGCCACCACGCTTCTCCATCACACCGGAAGACATTATTTACGTTAATTTAG GAGACGCCATAATCCTCAACTGCCAAGCGGAGGGCACGCCGACGCCCGAGATCCTGTGGTACAAGGACGCGAACCCCGTGGAGCCGTCGGGAACGGTGGGCATCTTCAACGACGGCACGGAGCTGCGCATCAGCAACATTCGCCACGAGGACATCGGCGACTACACGTGCATCGCGCGCAATGGCGAGGGACAGGTCTCGCATACCGCGAGGGTCATTATTGCTGGAGGAGCTGTTATTACT ATGCCGCCAACGAATCAAACAAAGTTAGAAGGAGAGAAGGTCCAGTTCTCATGTGAAGCGAAGGCGTTGCCGGGCAACGTGACGGTGAAGTGGTTCCGCGAGGGTGCTCCGGTGGCCGAGGTCGCAGCCCTGGAGACACGCGTCACTATCCGCAGAGATGGGGCTCTGGTCATCAACCCGGTGGCGGCCGACGACTCGGGACAGTATCTGTGTGAAGTGTCCAACGGAATTGGAGACCCTCAAAGTGCTTCGGCCTATTTGAATGTTGAAT ATCCAGCGAAAGTTACGTTTACTCCAACCGTGCAGTACCTCCCATTCCGTCTGGCGGGTGTCGTGCAGTGCTACATAAAGGCCAACCCTCCCCTCCAATACGTGACCTGGACGAAGGACAAGCGGCTGCTGGAGCCCTACCAGACAAAGGACATCGTCATCATGAACAACGGCTCCTTGCTCTTCACGCGGGTCAACCAGAACCACCAGGGTCGCTATACTTGTACACCTTATAACGCGCAGGGAACCCAAGGCTCTTCTG GTCCGATGGAAGTGTTAGTTCGTAAACCACCAGTGTTCACAGTGGAACCGGAACCCCTGTACCAAAGAAAG GTGGGCGAGTCAGTGGAGATGCACTGCGAGGCGCAGGAGGCGGAGGGCACGCAGCGCCCGTCGGTGCTGTGGCGGCGGCGCGACGGGCTGCCGCTGCAGAAGGCGCGCGTGCGGGCGCTGGGCGGCAACATCACCATCGACACGCTGCGCCGCCAGGACTTCGGCATCTACCAGTGCGTCGCCTCCAACGAG GTGGCAACGATAGTAGCGGACACGCAGCTGGTGATCGAGGGCACGCAGCCGCACGCGCCGTACAACGTGTCGGGCACCGCCACCGAGTTCCAGGTCACGCTGCGCTGGCAGCCGGGCTACGCGGGCGGGCCCGACTACAAGCAGGACTACACCATCTGGTACCGCGAGGCCGGCTTCTCCGAGTGGACCAAGGTGCCCGTCACGCCCTCCGGTGCTACTTCT GTCACAATAAACCGGTTGCAGCCCGGCACCACGTATGAGTTTCAAGTGAACAGCAAGAATACAATAGGAGAAGGAATGATGAGTAAAGCTATTACGATAAGAACTCTCG GTCCGAAGTCTGGTCCTCCCCGGAACCTGACGGTGACGGAGGTGCACAACGGGTTCCTGATCACGTGGCAGGCGCCGCTCGAGCGCTCGCACCTGGTGCAGTACTACACGATCAAGTACCGCACCGACGCGCAGTGGAAGACCCTCAACCGAGGACAGATACGCCCTGAGGAGACCAGCTATTTGG TAAAAAATCTAGTGGGTGGGCGTACATATTACTTCCGCGTGCTCGCCAACTCGGCGACGAGCTACGAGAGTTCCGAGGAGGTGAAGTTCCCGGTGCCGGCGCGGGTGAAGCACAAAGCCATCACGGCGGGCGTGGTGGGCGGGATCCTGTTCTTCATCGTCGCCATCATCCTGTCGGTGTGCGCCGTCAAGATCTGCAACAAGCGCAAGCGACGCAAGCAGGAGAAAG CATACAACATGGTAGCCGCGCGACTGACAGACCTCCGCGCCGCTGATAGCACTCAAGTGCCTTTTAAGAA ATTTAGAGAACGCGGAATATCGAGTATAGTGCAGTGTTTGCGGTTTACTGCTAACTGGGTGTGGCCGGCGTCGCGCTGCGGCGGCGAGGCGCGCTACTGGGTGTCGGTGCGGCGCGTGTCGCCCGCGCCCTCCGCCTCGCCCGCGCCCTCGCTGGCGCCCTCCTCCTCCGACGACGGCGGCTTCCTGCCGCGCCTGCGCGCGCCGCTGCGGCCctccgccgcgccgccgctgtTCCGCGCCTCCTCCCCGGCGCTGGCGCTCCACTGGCCGCCCTGGCCCCCGTGGCCCCCCTGGGCGGCCGCCTGGACGCCCTGGTCGCCGCTGCACGTCTCCGACCTCAGCTCCGTGCCCTTCCCGAGCTCTGCGGACGGCTCGTTCCCGACGCCTCCGTCTCCCTTCCGCTTGAGATCGCTGCGACAGAGCGCACACGACGCGCGCTCCGCCGGCGCCCTCGCCCGCCCCCGCGCGCGTCCACTGCCGCGCCACGCGCGCCCGCGCCCCGTCGCCGACCTGCCGCCGCCTCCGCACGAAGCGTCGCCCGAGAGCCGCTCCTCCTCCAGCGGGTTCGGCAGCAAGAACGCGTCGTCGTCGCAACACAACCGCAGCAGTCGCACGGGCAGCCTCGCGGAGTGGAGGCCGCCGCCGTaccggccgccgccgccggcgccgccgccgcggccGGGCTCGGGCGAGGCGGGCGACGCGGGCTCGGTGGACGTGCACTACGAGTGGGACCGCGCCACGCGCACGCCGACGCCGTCGACGCCGGAGCGGCCGCGCGCGCGGCCCTCGCGCGACGACGTGGAGGCTCGCGTCCGCGCCATGAAGGAGGAGTTCCTCGAGTTCCGCAAGCGCCAGGCGCTGCGCCGCCGCTCGCCGGAGCCgctggcgccgccgccgccgctgtcgCCGCTGTCCCCGATGTCGCCGCTGGCTGCGCTGGCACACTCACCGCCCGCGCCGGCCGAAACTGTCTGCTGA
- the LOC110371612 gene encoding protein turtle isoform X1, producing the protein MGWRAVQPPHIAAGLLLLLLVNLPVTCHQDHQDAVHITAILGESVVFNCQVDFPEDIPVPYVLQWEKKVGETGQDIPIYIWYESYPTHSGEGYEGRVSRVAPDSPYGAASLNLTNIRESDQGWYECKVVFLNRSPNQHKNGTWFHLDVHAPPRFSITPEDIIYVNLGDAIILNCQAEGTPTPEILWYKDANPVEPSGTVGIFNDGTELRISNIRHEDIGDYTCIARNGEGQVSHTARVIIAGGAVITMPPTNQTKLEGEKVQFSCEAKALPGNVTVKWFREGAPVAEVAALETRVTIRRDGALVINPVAADDSGQYLCEVSNGIGDPQSASAYLNVEYPAKVTFTPTVQYLPFRLAGVVQCYIKANPPLQYVTWTKDKRLLEPYQTKDIVIMNNGSLLFTRVNQNHQGRYTCTPYNAQGTQGSSGPMEVLVRKPPVFTVEPEPLYQRKVGESVEMHCEAQEAEGTQRPSVLWRRRDGLPLQKARVRALGGNITIDTLRRQDFGIYQCVASNEVATIVADTQLVIEGTQPHAPYNVSGTATEFQVTLRWQPGYAGGPDYKQDYTIWYREAGFSEWTKVPVTPSGATSVTINRLQPGTTYEFQVNSKNTIGEGMMSKAITIRTLDVGAKPKAAPTPAGPVDEKIFQNAPEGSGPKSGPPRNLTVTEVHNGFLITWQAPLERSHLVQYYTIKYRTDAQWKTLNRGQIRPEETSYLVKNLVGGRTYYFRVLANSATSYESSEEVKFPVPARVKHKAITAGVVGGILFFIVAIILSVCAVKICNKRKRRKQEKAYNMVAARLTDLRAADSTQVPFKKFRERGISSIVQCLRFTANWVWPASRCGGEARYWVSVRRVSPAPSASPAPSLAPSSSDDGGFLPRLRAPLRPSAAPPLFRASSPALALHWPPWPPWPPWAAAWTPWSPLHVSDLSSVPFPSSADGSFPTPPSPFRLRSLRQSAHDARSAGALARPRARPLPRHARPRPVADLPPPPHEASPESRSSSSGFGSKNASSSQHNRSSRTGSLAEWRPPPYRPPPPAPPPRPGSGEAGDAGSVDVHYEWDRATRTPTPSTPERPRARPSRDDVEARVRAMKEEFLEFRKRQALRRRSPEPLAPPPPLSPLSPMSPLAALAHSPPAPAETVC; encoded by the exons ATGGGCTGGCGCGCCGTGCAACCGCCGCACATCGCCGCCGGCTTGCTCCTACTGCTGCTAGTTAACCTGCCAG TAACCTGCCACCAAGACCACCAAGATGCTGTGCACATCACGGCGATCCTCGGCGAGAGCGTGGTGTTCAACTGCCAGGTGGACTTCCCGGAAGACATCCCGGTGCCGTACGTGTTGCAGTGGGAGAAGAAGGTAGGCGAAACG GGACAGGACATCCCGATCTACATCTGGTACGAGAGCTACCCGACGCACAGCGGCGAGGGCTACGAGGGCAGGGTGTCGCGCGTGGCGCCCGACTCGCCCTACGGCGCGGCCAGCCTCAACCTCACCAATATCCGCGAGTCTGACCAG GGTTGGTACGAGTGTAAGGTGGTGTTCCTCAACCGGTCACCCAACCAGCACAAGAATGGCACATGGTTCCACTTGGACGTGCACGCGCCACCACGCTTCTCCATCACACCGGAAGACATTATTTACGTTAATTTAG GAGACGCCATAATCCTCAACTGCCAAGCGGAGGGCACGCCGACGCCCGAGATCCTGTGGTACAAGGACGCGAACCCCGTGGAGCCGTCGGGAACGGTGGGCATCTTCAACGACGGCACGGAGCTGCGCATCAGCAACATTCGCCACGAGGACATCGGCGACTACACGTGCATCGCGCGCAATGGCGAGGGACAGGTCTCGCATACCGCGAGGGTCATTATTGCTGGAGGAGCTGTTATTACT ATGCCGCCAACGAATCAAACAAAGTTAGAAGGAGAGAAGGTCCAGTTCTCATGTGAAGCGAAGGCGTTGCCGGGCAACGTGACGGTGAAGTGGTTCCGCGAGGGTGCTCCGGTGGCCGAGGTCGCAGCCCTGGAGACACGCGTCACTATCCGCAGAGATGGGGCTCTGGTCATCAACCCGGTGGCGGCCGACGACTCGGGACAGTATCTGTGTGAAGTGTCCAACGGAATTGGAGACCCTCAAAGTGCTTCGGCCTATTTGAATGTTGAAT ATCCAGCGAAAGTTACGTTTACTCCAACCGTGCAGTACCTCCCATTCCGTCTGGCGGGTGTCGTGCAGTGCTACATAAAGGCCAACCCTCCCCTCCAATACGTGACCTGGACGAAGGACAAGCGGCTGCTGGAGCCCTACCAGACAAAGGACATCGTCATCATGAACAACGGCTCCTTGCTCTTCACGCGGGTCAACCAGAACCACCAGGGTCGCTATACTTGTACACCTTATAACGCGCAGGGAACCCAAGGCTCTTCTG GTCCGATGGAAGTGTTAGTTCGTAAACCACCAGTGTTCACAGTGGAACCGGAACCCCTGTACCAAAGAAAG GTGGGCGAGTCAGTGGAGATGCACTGCGAGGCGCAGGAGGCGGAGGGCACGCAGCGCCCGTCGGTGCTGTGGCGGCGGCGCGACGGGCTGCCGCTGCAGAAGGCGCGCGTGCGGGCGCTGGGCGGCAACATCACCATCGACACGCTGCGCCGCCAGGACTTCGGCATCTACCAGTGCGTCGCCTCCAACGAG GTGGCAACGATAGTAGCGGACACGCAGCTGGTGATCGAGGGCACGCAGCCGCACGCGCCGTACAACGTGTCGGGCACCGCCACCGAGTTCCAGGTCACGCTGCGCTGGCAGCCGGGCTACGCGGGCGGGCCCGACTACAAGCAGGACTACACCATCTGGTACCGCGAGGCCGGCTTCTCCGAGTGGACCAAGGTGCCCGTCACGCCCTCCGGTGCTACTTCT GTCACAATAAACCGGTTGCAGCCCGGCACCACGTATGAGTTTCAAGTGAACAGCAAGAATACAATAGGAGAAGGAATGATGAGTAAAGCTATTACGATAAGAACTCTCG ATGTAGGCGCCAAACCGAAGGCGGCTCCGACCCCGGCGGGGCCTGTAGACGAAAAGATATTCCAAAACGCACCCGAAGGCTCTG GTCCGAAGTCTGGTCCTCCCCGGAACCTGACGGTGACGGAGGTGCACAACGGGTTCCTGATCACGTGGCAGGCGCCGCTCGAGCGCTCGCACCTGGTGCAGTACTACACGATCAAGTACCGCACCGACGCGCAGTGGAAGACCCTCAACCGAGGACAGATACGCCCTGAGGAGACCAGCTATTTGG TAAAAAATCTAGTGGGTGGGCGTACATATTACTTCCGCGTGCTCGCCAACTCGGCGACGAGCTACGAGAGTTCCGAGGAGGTGAAGTTCCCGGTGCCGGCGCGGGTGAAGCACAAAGCCATCACGGCGGGCGTGGTGGGCGGGATCCTGTTCTTCATCGTCGCCATCATCCTGTCGGTGTGCGCCGTCAAGATCTGCAACAAGCGCAAGCGACGCAAGCAGGAGAAAG CATACAACATGGTAGCCGCGCGACTGACAGACCTCCGCGCCGCTGATAGCACTCAAGTGCCTTTTAAGAA ATTTAGAGAACGCGGAATATCGAGTATAGTGCAGTGTTTGCGGTTTACTGCTAACTGGGTGTGGCCGGCGTCGCGCTGCGGCGGCGAGGCGCGCTACTGGGTGTCGGTGCGGCGCGTGTCGCCCGCGCCCTCCGCCTCGCCCGCGCCCTCGCTGGCGCCCTCCTCCTCCGACGACGGCGGCTTCCTGCCGCGCCTGCGCGCGCCGCTGCGGCCctccgccgcgccgccgctgtTCCGCGCCTCCTCCCCGGCGCTGGCGCTCCACTGGCCGCCCTGGCCCCCGTGGCCCCCCTGGGCGGCCGCCTGGACGCCCTGGTCGCCGCTGCACGTCTCCGACCTCAGCTCCGTGCCCTTCCCGAGCTCTGCGGACGGCTCGTTCCCGACGCCTCCGTCTCCCTTCCGCTTGAGATCGCTGCGACAGAGCGCACACGACGCGCGCTCCGCCGGCGCCCTCGCCCGCCCCCGCGCGCGTCCACTGCCGCGCCACGCGCGCCCGCGCCCCGTCGCCGACCTGCCGCCGCCTCCGCACGAAGCGTCGCCCGAGAGCCGCTCCTCCTCCAGCGGGTTCGGCAGCAAGAACGCGTCGTCGTCGCAACACAACCGCAGCAGTCGCACGGGCAGCCTCGCGGAGTGGAGGCCGCCGCCGTaccggccgccgccgccggcgccgccgccgcggccGGGCTCGGGCGAGGCGGGCGACGCGGGCTCGGTGGACGTGCACTACGAGTGGGACCGCGCCACGCGCACGCCGACGCCGTCGACGCCGGAGCGGCCGCGCGCGCGGCCCTCGCGCGACGACGTGGAGGCTCGCGTCCGCGCCATGAAGGAGGAGTTCCTCGAGTTCCGCAAGCGCCAGGCGCTGCGCCGCCGCTCGCCGGAGCCgctggcgccgccgccgccgctgtcgCCGCTGTCCCCGATGTCGCCGCTGGCTGCGCTGGCACACTCACCGCCCGCGCCGGCCGAAACTGTCTGCTGA